In one Lycium barbarum isolate Lr01 chromosome 7, ASM1917538v2, whole genome shotgun sequence genomic region, the following are encoded:
- the LOC132604245 gene encoding cadmium-induced protein AS8, producing MIIKGMLRRYERWNPVHPTYGAFWGMGIGIGCGVGWGPGFGPEAIGYVGSGCGVGFSVGFSLLGIGIGLPANYIYTVPYNTFTATRNGAIEMARSTDIQSMRNIVEDNWCYLDSSISGLQERVIQTFSTLRGKESLGKAVDLSEKSSKMSFPDQCMDRLKQGINGLFRPLKGSKD from the exons ATGATTATAAAGGGCATGCTCAGACGATATGAAAGATGGAATCCAGTGCATCCTACATATGGAGCCTTCTGGGGCATGGGAATAGGTATTGGCTGTGGGGTCGGATGGGGCCCTGGATTTGGTCCTGAGGCTATTGGTTATGTTGGATCTGGTTGTGGTGTTGGGTTCAGCGTCGGCTTCTCTCTGCTTGGCATTGGCATTGGCCTCCCTGCCAACTACATCTACACAGTTCCTTACAACA CCTTCACAGCTACCAGAAATGGTGCTATAGAGATGGCTCGATCCACTGATATACAAAGCATGAGAAACATTGTAGAAGACAATTGGTGTTACCTTGATTCAAGTATTTCTGGGCTGCAAGAAAGGGTGATTCAGACTTTTTCAACCTTAAGGGGCAAAGAATCGTTAGGGAAGGCGGTAGATTTGTCCGAAAAGTCGTCCAAAATGTCCTTTCCTGATCAATGCATGGATCGTCTAAAACAAGGCATCAATGGCTTATTTCGTCCTTTAAAAG GTTCAAAGGATTAG
- the LOC132604246 gene encoding protein PAM68, chloroplastic, which translates to METLNSFPRLVLSPTPLTSKNKHSFHFPISKSKQLHQTSNLTPLFATINSPKGFGPSPKKITKKNKKPKQEYEDKDDDDQEDDDHDDGNQEGGVIPEIVTNRMISRIGLSVGIPLFIGLLFFPFFYYLKVGLKIDVPTWVPFIVSFIFFGTALLGVSYGIVSSSWDPMREGSLLGWNEAKKNWPVFWQSISGGGSRKKY; encoded by the coding sequence ATGGAAACACTAAATTCATTTCCAAGACTAGTACTATCTCCAACTCCATTAACCTCAAAAAACAAACACTCCTTTCACTTCCCaatttccaaatccaaacaaCTACATCAAACTTCAAACTTGACACCTCTTTTTGCAACTATAAATTCTCCAAAAGGTTTTGGACCTTCCCCTAAGAAAATTACCAAAAAAAACAAGAAACCAAAACAAGAATATGAAGATAAAGATGATGATGATCAAGAAGATGATGATCATGATGATGGGAATCAAGAAGGAGGTGTTATACCAGAGATAGTGACTAATAGAATGATAAGCAGAATAGGATTATCAGTTGGTATACCTTTGTTCATTGGCTTattattttttcctttcttttattATCTTAAGGTTGGATTAAAGATTGATGTGCCTACTTGGGTACCTTTTattgtgtcatttattttctttGGGACTGCCTTATTAGGAGTTAGTTATGGGATAGTTTCATCTAGTTGGGATCCAATGAGAGAAGGATCACTCTTGGGTTGGAATGAAGCTAAGAAGAATTGGCCTGTTTTTTGGCAGTCAATTTCAGGTGGTGGATCAAGAAAGAAGTATTAG